Proteins encoded by one window of Salmo trutta chromosome 17, fSalTru1.1, whole genome shotgun sequence:
- the cdk10 gene encoding cyclin-dependent kinase 10 isoform X2 yields MDKEKDGIPISSLREITLLLKLRHPNIVELKEVVVGSHLESLFLVMSYCEQDLASLLENMPTPFSEAQVKCIALQLLRGLDYLHLNFILHRDLKVSNLLMTDKGCVKIADFGLARCYGIPLQPMTPRVVTLWYRAPELLLGTKTQTTALDMWAVGCILAELLAHKPLLPGGSEIQQVDLIVQLLGTPNENIWPGFTRLPLVGQYSLRKQPYNNLKNKFTWLSDAGLRLLNLLFMYNPLRRATAKDCLESSYFKEKPLPCEADLMPTFPHHRNKRAAPAVESQSKRNKV; encoded by the exons ATGGACAAGGAAAAGGATG GGATCCCTATCAGTAGTCTGAGAGAGATCACCCTGTTGCTCAAACTCAGACACCCCAACATAGTGGAGTTaaaggaggtggtggtgggaagTCACCTGGAGAG TCTCTTCCTAGTTATGAGTTACTGTGAGCAGGACCTGGCCAGTCTGCTGGAAAACATGCCAACACCGTTCTCAGAGGCACAG GTGAAGTGTATAGCTCTGCAGCTGCTGAGAGGTCTGGATTATCTTCACCTCAACTTCATTCTGCACAG GGATCTGAAGGTGTCCAATCTGCTGATGACAGACAAAGGCTGTGTAAAGATTG CTGACTTTGGCTTGGCACGTTGCTACGGTATCCCCTTACAGCCTATGACGCCCCGGGTGGTGACACTGTG GTACAGAGCCCCAGAGCTCCTCCTAGGGACCAAGACTCAGACCACAGCCTTAGACATGTG GGCGGTGGGCTGCATCCTGGCTGAGCTGCTTGCACATAAACCTCTGCTGCCAGGGGGTTCTGAGATCCAACAGGTGGACCTCATAGTGCAGCTGCTGGGTACCCCTAATGAAAACATCTGGCCG GGCTTCACTCGTCTTCCCCTAGTTGGACAGTACAGTTTGAGGAAACAACCATACAACAATTTGAAGAATAAGTTCACCTGGTTGTCTGATGCAGGGCTGCGTTTACTCAACCTTCTCTTCATGTACAATCCTCTACGCAG GGCCACAGCTAAGGACTGCTTGGAGAGTTCCTACTTTAAGGAGAAACCTTTGC CTTGTGAGGCTGACCTGATGCCAACCTTCCCTCATCATCGCAATAAAAGGGCAGCCCCAGCTGTAGAGAGCCAATCGAAACGCAATAAAGTGTAA
- the cdk10 gene encoding cyclin-dependent kinase 10 isoform X1, which translates to MENAADTDPDPIKLKSIKNNRTFTVPQKHRFGNCRSVKEFEKLNRIGEGTYGIVYRARDTRSDDIVALKKVRMDKEKDGIPISSLREITLLLKLRHPNIVELKEVVVGSHLESLFLVMSYCEQDLASLLENMPTPFSEAQVKCIALQLLRGLDYLHLNFILHRDLKVSNLLMTDKGCVKIADFGLARCYGIPLQPMTPRVVTLWYRAPELLLGTKTQTTALDMWAVGCILAELLAHKPLLPGGSEIQQVDLIVQLLGTPNENIWPGFTRLPLVGQYSLRKQPYNNLKNKFTWLSDAGLRLLNLLFMYNPLRRATAKDCLESSYFKEKPLPCEADLMPTFPHHRNKRAAPAVESQSKRNKV; encoded by the exons TTTGGGAACTGTAGGAGTGTGAAGGAGTTTGAGAAACTGAACCGAATCGGCGAGGGAACATATGGAATTGTGT ACAGAGCCCGAGACACCAGGTCTGATGATATTGTAGCACTAAAGAAGGTCCGGATGGACAAGGAAAAGGATG GGATCCCTATCAGTAGTCTGAGAGAGATCACCCTGTTGCTCAAACTCAGACACCCCAACATAGTGGAGTTaaaggaggtggtggtgggaagTCACCTGGAGAG TCTCTTCCTAGTTATGAGTTACTGTGAGCAGGACCTGGCCAGTCTGCTGGAAAACATGCCAACACCGTTCTCAGAGGCACAG GTGAAGTGTATAGCTCTGCAGCTGCTGAGAGGTCTGGATTATCTTCACCTCAACTTCATTCTGCACAG GGATCTGAAGGTGTCCAATCTGCTGATGACAGACAAAGGCTGTGTAAAGATTG CTGACTTTGGCTTGGCACGTTGCTACGGTATCCCCTTACAGCCTATGACGCCCCGGGTGGTGACACTGTG GTACAGAGCCCCAGAGCTCCTCCTAGGGACCAAGACTCAGACCACAGCCTTAGACATGTG GGCGGTGGGCTGCATCCTGGCTGAGCTGCTTGCACATAAACCTCTGCTGCCAGGGGGTTCTGAGATCCAACAGGTGGACCTCATAGTGCAGCTGCTGGGTACCCCTAATGAAAACATCTGGCCG GGCTTCACTCGTCTTCCCCTAGTTGGACAGTACAGTTTGAGGAAACAACCATACAACAATTTGAAGAATAAGTTCACCTGGTTGTCTGATGCAGGGCTGCGTTTACTCAACCTTCTCTTCATGTACAATCCTCTACGCAG GGCCACAGCTAAGGACTGCTTGGAGAGTTCCTACTTTAAGGAGAAACCTTTGC CTTGTGAGGCTGACCTGATGCCAACCTTCCCTCATCATCGCAATAAAAGGGCAGCCCCAGCTGTAGAGAGCCAATCGAAACGCAATAAAGTGTAA